tgttcgggttgaggcattgggaaatattgttctatttcattcctactgaccgccagaggcggtgctttagcactggatgttccatcttGCGCATGCGGTAGCGTACtagcaggacacacaaacattgtttgttgtaagagataccatattagcttgtcgcaagtagccttgtaaccCAAGGGTTGGTGCCTCGATTTGACTTCGTCCACCAAGGGCTGCGACTTGCAATTTGTTTGATTTCGGCAGGGGTGAGTAAAGTGTGTAGGCTACGCGTAGTCGACAATCCATCGGCTAGCGCAGCAGCTGATTTCACCTTTCTACCCTTTGCTTTAATTTGCTTAGAGCATTAATTGGCGGCTAGTTTTCAGTCGCTGTGTTATTCTTTCGGTCACGCACCGTTTCTCGTGTGCGTTCGCCTAAGCCCGGTTGCTCATTTGTATGCGCCGGTGCCCGGCTTGGGGTCCAAGCCGCCGTCACTGTATTTATTTAGCCAGTTGCGCTCTTTGATTTAATCGCCAGTGAGTGGCTTGGGTTTCCAAAAGCCGTCACTGTATTTTCCTGGCGCCGTCACTCTATTGTCGGGCGCATTATTGCTCGGGTATTCTCGCCTGTAGCTTGATTGTCTATCCTGCGCTGATTGCTCTCCGGTTGGCTGCTTGGATTACCAAGGCTTGCCGTCACTGTGTTGTTGCCGGggtgtcgcgtcgttgctcgggtgctctcgcctaaagctcgattgcctagcctgtgttaatttgctctccagtgggctgcttgggtttccaaggctcgccgtcactgttattgtcggagtcAAGTGTGGCGTCGCTCGGTTGCTCTCGCCTGttagctcgccgtcactgttattgtcgggctgtcgcgtcgttgcttgggGGCTCTCGCCTAgaactcgattgcctagcctgtgttaatttgctctccagtgggctgcttgggtttccaaggcttgccgtcactgttattgtcggggtgtcgcgtcgctcgggtgctctcaCCTGTAGcttgccgtcactgttattgtcggggtgtcgcgtggttgctcgggtgctctcgcctaaagctTGATAGCCTAGCCTACTGATTAATTTGCTTGCAATTAATTTGCCGACATGCTAAGCGCCCATAGTTGTGTCGCCTGCATGGCCTCCCTGCAGGCGGAGGATGGCCATGACCAGTGCCCTGCGTGTCTCGGGGTTGAACACCTCAGGGAAGCAGTGTCAGATAACCTGTGCATGAACTGTAGTTTCATGCCTCATGCCctgaggctagctaggttggctgaggtggagggcagaCCAGGGTTGCCCCCTTCGGGTCTTGGTCCTAGTGGCACCAGGCGCCGTGCCTCGGCAGCTGGGGGACCCCCCGGGCAGTCCCGTAAGGTCGAAAACTTGGGGAACCAAGTGGATAAGTTCTCGGATGAGGTTGCTCAGATTAAAGCCCTCCTACAGAACCTCCAACCAGCTCAGGGTGTACCAGCCGCGGCCCCTGCGGCTGCGCAACCCACTTATACAGAGGATGACATGCTGTCTACAGCTGCGTCCTGTAGCCTCtttgcagaggaggaagagcaagcGTCCCTTGCATCTCAGGCGTTCTCTCAAGGGTCTCTGGGCGGCTCGGCTAGAGGGTCAGTGTCCGGCTGCGACACTGTTAGACCAGCCGTGTGAATGGCCCTGGCAAGACTGGGGTTGGATGAAGCTCCTGTTTCATCTGCACCTGTGAACGCCTTTTTTCCACAGGCCGCTCAACCTTCCGTTTTCTCTTTGCCCCCCTCTGAGCCGTACATCGCAGAGCTTCATAGATGCTGGCCAGATTCTATTACACTAGTGATAGCAGAGGTCTGGCAACTATGGCCAATGCTGATTATTATGGCTTGGACCGGTTAGCTCCGATTGAGCCTGCTATAGCGTCCCTGGCGTCTCCCCGGACGAGGCTCTGAGAACCGATGCGCGCTGCCCTCGGCCCCAGTGCCGGATTATAGATGACCTCCTTACCAGGAGTTACAACATTGCTGCCCGTGTGGGACGTCTTGGGAATTCGCTTTCTCACATCGTTCTGGCGCTGTCTCAGACTATACGTGGGTCAGGTGCTGATCCTTCAGCACAGACCCTCAGTGATGCTTCACTGCAAACTTTTGCTTACATGACTAGGGAGCTAGGCAGGTTAATGTCAACTGTTACGTTGGCGCGCCGCCAGGTTTGGCTGGCGCAGTCACCACTTTCGGAAGTGTGTCGACGGACCCTCCATTCTCTTCCAGTGGTCCCAGGCCAGACATTTGGGCCAGCTGCTCTTCAGGCCCTGGAGCGAAGTGTACAGGTTGGCCAGGCTAGCCAGCAGTTTGCTAGCTTACGGCGTGCACCTCTGCTTCATTCTAGGCAGGGGGCCTCTGCGGTACCCCGTGCCGATAGCTCTCAACCACGTTCAGGTGGACAATCGAGGGGCCAGCACTTCTCAGCACGGGCTGACCAGCGCCGTAGCTCTGCGCCACGGGTGGCATTTCAGGCACCAAGAGGTTTGGCGCCGAGCCGCCGCCTCCCCAGGGCCCctaggggcagggggggtaggTACTGAAGTCCAAGGGCCGGTCGTCGGACGCTTTTCTCAGCAGCACTTGAGCTACTGGCAAGAGCAGACCACAGACCCTTGGATAGTGTCCACGCTATCCAACGGGTACACACTAcaattccgacgccggcccccaaCTTTCAGCGGGATCAAGGTTACCGTGGTCACCAATCCCGACAGATCCCTGGTCCTGAGACAGGAAGTAGCCACCCTCCTTGGGAAGGGTGCTATTGAAGTAGTAGAACCACAAGAACAGCTCGATGGGTTCTACTCAACCTACTTTCTGGTACCCAAGAAGGATGGCGGGTTTCGCCCCATTCTGGACTTGAGAGGGCTGAATCAGTTCCTCAAGGttcttcccttccacatgctgcGTGTTGCGGACGTCCTCCAGGCTATCGCTCAGGGGGACTGGTTCGTATCAATAGACCTGAAAGACGCTTACTTTCACGTCCCTATTACCCAACGTCACAGGCGGTTCCTCCGCTTTGCTTTTCTGGGCAAGGTGTACCAGTTCAGGGTTCTTCCGTTCGGGCTGTCTCTGGCCCCGCGTATATT
This genomic window from Gadus macrocephalus chromosome 15, ASM3116895v1 contains:
- the LOC132473677 gene encoding LOW QUALITY PROTEIN: uncharacterized protein LOC132473677 (The sequence of the model RefSeq protein was modified relative to this genomic sequence to represent the inferred CDS: inserted 1 base in 1 codon); its protein translation is MLSAHSCVACMASLQAEDGHDQCPACLGVEHLREAVSDNLCMNCSFMPHALRLARLAEVEGRPGLPPSGLGPSGTRRRASAAGGPPGQSRKVENLGNQVDKFSDEVAQIKALLQNLQPAQGVPAAAPAAAQPTYTEDDMLSTAASCSLFAEEEEQASLASQAFSQGSLGGSARGSVSGCDTWSQARHLGQLLFRPWSEVYRLARLASSLLAYGVHLCFILGRGPLRYPVPIALNHVQVDNRGASTSQHGLTSAVALRHGWHFRHQEVWRRAAASPGPLGAGGVGTEVQGPVVGRFSQQHLSYWQEQTTDPWIVSTLSNGYTLQFRRRPPTFSGIKVTVVTNPDRSLVLRQEVATLLGKGAIEVVEPQEQLDGFYSTYFLVPKKDGGFRPILDLRGLNQFLKVLPFHMLRVADVLQAIAQGDWFVSIDLKDAYFHVPITQRHRRFLRFAFLGKVYQFRVLPFGLSLAPRIFTRCVAAALSPLQATGMAILPYLDDWLVISPTREQAVRDTAMLLSHVDRLGLMVNFTKSNLTPCRVVSYLGLVLDSVAMRACLSPKRVATILQLLQRFRLGKLLEYSLFLRLIGMLTSASMVVPLGLLELRPLQIWVNSLHLDPKWQRHTMVRVSGRCLRALRPWRERAYLIAGLPLGRIASRREVVETDASLSGWGAVWQCRTVRGQWDAQQRLEHINVLELLAVFLALRHFLPVLRDRHVLVRTDNTSTVYHVKHQGGTRSRQSLRVTQXADLLSRQGPPPGEWRLHPEVVGMIWDRYGRAVADLFPSEETTHCPLWFSLTERTSPLGQDALAHAWPDSLLYAFPPIPLLLATLDRVQRGCHSLLLVAPYWPGRPWFPPLLKLLNGEPWCLPERRDLLSQVGGHIWHMNPGRLRLCVWPLRARTHY